Within the Deinococcus arcticus genome, the region GACTCACTTCAAGTGGGTGTTCAGCGCCGCCAGAAGGGCCGCGCGTGCCGCTGGCGTGAACCGTCCTGTGCCATCGGGGTTGCCTTCCAGGATGCCGTCGTCAAATCGCGCCGTCCACCAATCGTCCAAGAAGCCAGGCGCGTACCCAGTGAGTCCGAATCCGTCCGGCGTGTCGCGAAACCATCCCTGGAGCACCTCGTGCATCGCCGAACGCGTGATCCCTGGCCCCGTTGCCGTCTCGTGCAGCCACAGCATCACGTCAAAGACATGGAGAGAGTGCGGGTCGGCATGCAAGGAGAAATGGCTCTTCGCGTCGAAGACCGCCAGGCCAGCGCGCCGCACCGCCGCCCGCACCTCTGGGTGGAGCGCCTCGGCACGCTGCACTTGTGCCTCCAGCGCGGCTGGGAATGGGCCACGCGTCAGCGTCTCCCGTTCGTGGCGTTGCTCGGCAGCGTCGAGCGCTGCCTGGGCGTCGACCGAGCGGATCAACTGCAGGAACGCCGTGAAACCTTGTGCCAGCACCCGATGCGTCTCGAAGGGCGCGTCCAGCTCATGGTCGATGAACCGCACGGTGTGACGCGGGTCGTCCAGGCTGAGAGTGAACAGATTCCCACCTGGGTCATTCGCGAACACCAGAGCGTCAACAGGCAGGCCCCAACAGTAATCCGCTTCACGACGGGCAGGCGTGCAGAGATGGCGCGTGTAAGGCTCATCCATGTCATCCGGGTGGAGTTCGAGGAAACCACTCAGCATGAACTCGTCGCCGTTTTCGCCCGTGCCCTGGGTGACCACGGGACAACCGCCGTTGTAGGCCAGCAGGAACGCACGGTAGTCCGCAGGGAGAGCGCGGTCCAACAGGGCTTCGAAGGCGGCGATGTCTCGTTCGGCCACAGGCGGGCCAGGCTCGTTCAGGACGACGGGGGTCTCTCCGTCCAGCAGGGCGACTCGGACCATGCGGCGATGATCGCATGTCTGATCGGCCAGTGAGCGCGTTGCTGGAGCAGGCCTTGAGCCTGCGTCCGGTCGCCCAGAGAGCCAGCCGCTCTCCGACTGAGTGGCACGGGCTGGCCGCATCTTTGTTTGACCTGCTCCCGTGATGGCTTTTGCCACTTGTTCAAGGATTGGCTGCTGAATCTCCCCACGTGTCGGCTACAGAGCGCAAGGGCACCTCGTTGCGTATGTTCTGTTCCTGAGCAAAGACATCATCGTACTTTGGTCACCACATAATTTGCAGAAATTTTTCAGCGTCCAGGACGAAGTTTTTTCAGCTCGCTCGTAGGAAGCCCAAGAAGGCCCTTCGCAAAGCTTTTGAGGGGTAAAGGCACCCAGTCACTGGAGCCCGATCACGCACGTTCTCTTCCGATCCGCTGGAGCGTGAGTTCCCTGCTCCGGTCTAGGCCGTGCCGGTCGGGCGCCAGCCGCAATCATCGTCTTCACGCTCACAGCCAGGACAGACACGGGGAATGACTGTGGTGTCGGCACACCTGTTGTGCAGGTCAGCTCTCGTCCAGCCTTGAAACTCGGATCGCAGATGAAGTAGGGAGTCGAACTTCGCTGTCCCACCGTGGATCTTTCCCATTCAACCTCCGACCTGATCACCAGGGATACGCGTGGCGCCTGTGGACAGACCAGGAGCTTGGATCGGCGCTGTTGACCTCCGGGCTCTCCCCTGCTCTTGTCTTTATGTTAATTGGTCTTAACGTAAGAGCAGAGGTGCCCAAGTGGCAGATTATTTCATACTCTTTTTCCGATAAAATTTGGCTATGAACTCTGAAAAGATGAGTGTGAGCCTGGAAAGCACACTGATTGAATTTGTCATGCACTACCAGAAGGCGCACCAGATCCGCTCCAAATCGGAGGTCATCGCGCGGGCCCTCACCCTGCTCCGCGAACATGAGCTCGAAACCCAGTACGCCGCCGCCCTTGAAGAGTGGCAGGCCTCCGGCGAGGCCGACCTGTGGGACGCCGTGACCTCGGATGGGCTGAACGGTGAGACGAATGCGGCGCGGTGACCTGTATGTCGCTGACCTTGATCCCGTCAGGAGCGGCGAGGCCGACAAGCGCAGACCCGTGGTCATTGTCAGTGCCGACAGTCTCAACCGCACGGTCGACCGTTTAGGTGCAGGCGCGGTCACCGTGGTGCCCGTAACCAGCAACGTCTCCCGCGTGTACGACTTTCAGGTGCTGCTGCCAGCCGACGAAACCGGCCTCAGCCAGGACAGCAAAGCCCAGGCCGAACAGATTCGGACCATCAGTTTTGCGCGCCTCGGGCCCAGTCCCATCGGTCGCCTGTCCGATGCCCAGGTGCGGCAACTCGACGCCGCGCTCAGACTGCACCTCTCGCTATGACCGACCGTGACGCTGAACGCGCGGCCGCCTGGGCGGCCGAAGTGCCTCTGCCAGACGCCCCTGCCCTCCAGTCGCCCCTCAGCATCGCGCTGTTCCGCACTGAGGCCATGGCCGTTTCCCGCCACTGGGTCAGCCTGACACCCGAAGAACGCCGCCGCCGGGCCCTCGAAGCCGCACGTGACCTGGATGAAGCGGTCTTGCTTGACCTGCTTCAAGCCCACCGACAACTGTTTGGGCCAGCCGGCGCGCGGACCTCGCCTCAGACCCAGCGAACCTATACCCATGGCGTCCGGGCCTTTCTGGGGTACGTCGAATCCAGTACTGGCGGGTTGCTGCGCCTGTCCTCCGATGAAGCCCGGCTCTGGATCCGCATGCTTGAAGCGAAACGCTCCGCGTCTACGGTCACGGTGTACCTCGCTGCGGCCCGGGCCCTCATGGCCGCCCTTCGGTGGGCCGGTGCCTTGAAAGAGGACGTCTTCCTGGATGCCCGGCCTGGCCGCAATCCGACCGCCCCCTGGGAACGGCGGCGTCCGTACTCGGAAAGCGACTTCTCGACCCTGCTTGACTGTGCAGACATTCAGGACCGTGTGATGCTGCTGCTGGGTGGGCATGCTGGTCTGCGGGTGGCGGAAAGCACGGCGCTGGTGTGGGCTGATCTGGATCTCAGTGCCCGGCAGCTGACTGTTCAGCACGGGAAGGGGGGCAAGCGGCGGCAGGTGACGCTTTCCCGGCGGCTGATCAAGGCCCTGGAGGAATGGCGCGCCTTGGCAGCAACGGATGAGCCCCGCATACTGCCTTACACCACCACGCGTGCCAGACAGCGGCTCAAGGCACTGGCAGAACAAGCTGATGTGCCCTATCTCGGCACCCATGCGCTGAGACATACGGCGGGAGCCCGCCTGTATAAAGCCACCAAAAACCTGGAAGACGTCGCGCGTCATCTGGGACACAGCGGGCTGGAGACCGCGCGCATCTACGCCAAATGGGACGACGAGCACCTGAGGCGTGTCGTAGATGAGTGGTGAAAAGCGTGTATTTGAAGCCATCCCAAAAGAGGGACGTTCAATCGACGCGCACCGTCCAAGCTCCTCCCTGAAACGTGACATTCATGCCTCCAGACCCCACAGGCATCGCTCGCAACATGCTCGGCGGACGCCCCGGGTCCGAATGGCGCCACACCAACGCCACGGGGTACGTCCTCGAAGTCACGCATGAAGGGCAGAAGGCCGACAAGTTCGTGCTGATGGGAGACCCCATTCAGGCGTTGAATCCCGGTCGTGATTACCAGAAGGTGCTGGCGCTGCTCGGCCTCACGGGCGTGCCCAAGTCCACGAACATCTACGGCCCCAGGCTCAGCTGGTATGACCTCCGGGGGTTCAGTCAGGTGTCGGCGGGTTCTGGCAACTTAACGCCGGTAGGCTGGTGAGCTGCGACAGACCGGAAGCCGTACCGCTACCGTTTTCCTCTCAGCGTCATCGGATATGCGCTCTGGTTGTACCACCGTTTCCCGCTTCGCCAGCGGGACGTCCAAGAATTGCTCCACCAGCGTGACATCGTGGTCAGTCACGAGACCCTACGGCAATGGAACATCAAGTTCGCCCCCGTGCTCACTGAGGACCTGCGTCATCGAGAACCCCGACGGGGTTCCCGATGGTTCTTGGACGAGGTGCACGTGAAGGTGGGAGGAGTCACTCACTGGCTGTGGCGAGCCGTGGACGAACACGGTGCTGTGCTCGACATGCTGCTGCAACGCTGCCGAGATACCGAAGCGGCCCGTACCTTCTTCGCTCAGCTGCTGGGTCAGTACGACACGCCAGAAGTCATCTACACTGTCAAACTCTGGCGCTACGGGGCGGCAATCCGGGAACTCCCCGTGCTCCACACCGTGGAGCACGTCCAGGTGACTTCCATGGCACGCTGCAACAATCTCATTGAACAGTCGCACCGCCCAACCCGCCGACCAGAGCGGCAACAATTGGGCTTCAAGCGACGACGACGCGCCCAGGCGTTCCTTGCCCTCCACGCCCGAGTCTCGAATCTTCACCAGCACACCCGAACAACCATGCCCGCTCAAGTCCGACGAAACCACCTGACAGCCGCCTTGCACATATGGGAGGACGGAGTGCAGCGGGCAGCCTGAATTTCAGGCTGCCCGCTTGGACGCCCGGCTTGCTTCTCGTTAAGTTGCCAGAACCGACCAAACGTATAAAAAATGTTGGCACCGCTGGAGATGCTGGACAGCCGTACGCCGGCTCAGCTTTGCGAGAGAACGTCCCGGTAATACCGCAGCCCCTGCTCGAACGCGGCGTCATCACACTTGGTCAGTCCTTTCTCCTGCCGGTAAGAAGCGACCATGGCGTCGAATTCCTCTTGCGAGATCTCCTCGGCTTCATCCTTGTATGGGCGTCCATGGATGTTGTCGAGATAATCATCGTGAGATACGAAGTTTCCGGTCTGCCAGTCCAGGGCATACGCCGCACCCAGATAGATGCTGTCCTCCAGACCAACGTACTTGACGGGCCTCACGCCAACCACGAAATACCGCACGACCACGTTGCTCATTTGTTTCCCCTCGTCATTTCTGCCCAGATGGCTGCGTAGCCATCCTCGGCGAGCTTCTTAAGCTCTACCAGCCGAGCTTTCTCCTGTGCGGTCGGGGCACGGTTCTGCTGGCGGATGGTGGCTTCAATGGTCCGCCGCTCCTGATACCAGAGGTGTTCCCTGGCGGCAAAGCTGGACATTTTTGTCAATTCCAGCCGAAGCTCGACCACATAGCCGTTGCTCGCCCGGATGTTCAGGACAATATCCCGGTAGCCACTGGCCATGGGCGCAACGAACCGGTCCTTGATCTGCACCACGTTGTATTTGCTGCGGATATAGGCCAGTGCGCCGTAGACATCATCCAGTTTGGTGAACAGCAACCGGGACCCGGACACGTCCAGCAGCTGGGCGGCATTGCCCTGGTAATCCGCGTTCACCTTCTCGGTCGAGCGGGTGACGTCCTTCAGGCCATTGCGGGTCTCAAATTTCACGTTGTACCGGCGCGACAGGTACGCCGTGAGGGGAATCAGTTCCTTGTTGGCCACCCGGCTGCCCTCGTAGACCGTGTTCATCGCACTGGACGGTTGCAGCGGCTTTGCGGTTGGCGCCTGCACCTTCATGGTGGCGGACAGACTGGCCTGCCGTGCACTGAGCCCCTGTTTCAGTGCGGCGCTGTACTGCTTCTGCCAGAGCGGCAGGGCCTGTTGCGCG harbors:
- a CDS encoding SMI1/KNR4 family protein — encoded protein: MVRVALLDGETPVVLNEPGPPVAERDIAAFEALLDRALPADYRAFLLAYNGGCPVVTQGTGENGDEFMLSGFLELHPDDMDEPYTRHLCTPARREADYCWGLPVDALVFANDPGGNLFTLSLDDPRHTVRFIDHELDAPFETHRVLAQGFTAFLQLIRSVDAQAALDAAEQRHERETLTRGPFPAALEAQVQRAEALHPEVRAAVRRAGLAVFDAKSHFSLHADPHSLHVFDVMLWLHETATGPGITRSAMHEVLQGWFRDTPDGFGLTGYAPGFLDDWWTARFDDGILEGNPDGTGRFTPAARAALLAALNTHLK
- a CDS encoding type II toxin-antitoxin system ParD family antitoxin, producing MNSEKMSVSLESTLIEFVMHYQKAHQIRSKSEVIARALTLLREHELETQYAAALEEWQASGEADLWDAVTSDGLNGETNAAR
- a CDS encoding type II toxin-antitoxin system PemK/MazF family toxin, coding for MRRGDLYVADLDPVRSGEADKRRPVVIVSADSLNRTVDRLGAGAVTVVPVTSNVSRVYDFQVLLPADETGLSQDSKAQAEQIRTISFARLGPSPIGRLSDAQVRQLDAALRLHLSL
- a CDS encoding tyrosine-type recombinase/integrase; translated protein: MTDRDAERAAAWAAEVPLPDAPALQSPLSIALFRTEAMAVSRHWVSLTPEERRRRALEAARDLDEAVLLDLLQAHRQLFGPAGARTSPQTQRTYTHGVRAFLGYVESSTGGLLRLSSDEARLWIRMLEAKRSASTVTVYLAAARALMAALRWAGALKEDVFLDARPGRNPTAPWERRRPYSESDFSTLLDCADIQDRVMLLLGGHAGLRVAESTALVWADLDLSARQLTVQHGKGGKRRQVTLSRRLIKALEEWRALAATDEPRILPYTTTRARQRLKALAEQADVPYLGTHALRHTAGARLYKATKNLEDVARHLGHSGLETARIYAKWDDEHLRRVVDEW
- a CDS encoding IS6 family transposase — encoded protein: MGYALWLYHRFPLRQRDVQELLHQRDIVVSHETLRQWNIKFAPVLTEDLRHREPRRGSRWFLDEVHVKVGGVTHWLWRAVDEHGAVLDMLLQRCRDTEAARTFFAQLLGQYDTPEVIYTVKLWRYGAAIRELPVLHTVEHVQVTSMARCNNLIEQSHRPTRRPERQQLGFKRRRRAQAFLALHARVSNLHQHTRTTMPAQVRRNHLTAALHIWEDGVQRAA